A stretch of DNA from Candidatus Atribacteria bacterium:
AAAATATTTCAACTTCATTGGAGGTGGATTTGGTTTCAATGTTGTCAAAGGTTGTTGTATAAATTCGCTTGAACCGATGACAGAAAAAGGCCGGAAAAAAATTGATAAGATAATTGACAAGCAGAGCAAAAGATTTTATTCAACATTAATAAAAAAAGAATACCCAACACCATCCTTATTTGAGCTTATGTTGTTTAGAATGGCACGAACGAGCAAAAAAATAATGCTTAATGAGAATTTCCGGGATTATACCTACTGTATGGAAAATGGATGGTTCGAATCAGATTACTATTATCCGGTAAAATTAAGTGTATTTAAAAAATTGGCCGGCAAATTTTTTGACATAGTGGGAACTCGAATAACCGGGAGTAGATAGTCAATAGCAAGTTGTCGGACATTATACTTAATAGCCCGAAAAAGCTGCAAGTTGGCTGTGATTTAGAGATCAAAAGTTATCAATGGGAGGGGCTAGCATTTTCAAATGGATAATATAATAGGACTCTTAAAAAGTCTAAAAAAAACACCGCAATTACTTAAGGTAGATCTAAGGACAAATTTATTTTTACTGAAGTATTTCGGAAAATTCAAGATAAAAAAAATAAATAACGATTATATACTACACTCGCATCTTCCGCCGATCAACAGCCCCGCATATACAAAATTTGTTAACCAACACCTGGTCAAAAATATTGCAGGACCTTCCCATGCCCAGATCGGGCTGACCAATGCCTGCCCGCAGAAATGCTCTTACTGCTATAACAAGATACGATCCGGCAAAGTCATGGACAATGATACCATCATCAATTGTATCAATGGGCTCGGTAAGATGGGTGTTGCCTGGCTTGGGCTTACGGGAGGCGAACCACTTCTGAATAAAAACATCGTTGAGATAATAGATCGAACGGACAAAGATATCGCCATAAAGTTGTTTACTACCGGATGCACACTTACACCGCAAAAAGCTCTGGAGATGAAAAAAGCCGGGTTGACCTATGCTTCCATAAGCCTGGACAGCAGCAAGGAAGAAGCTCATGACCATACCCGTGGGTATAAAAATGCATTTAAGGAGGCATTACGCGGAATCGAAATTTTTCTAAATGCTGGCCTTCACACCAGTATCTCAGCGGTGCTGACCAAGGAAATGATGAACCAGGAACGCATATTGGAGTTCCTTGGGTTTCTGGAGAATCTCGGCGTTCATGAAGCCTGGCTCAGTGAGGTAAAACCGTCGTCCGAATATTTCTGGCATAATGAGTTCGTGATCAGCCGCGATGAAATTGATTTTTTAATTAAAATACAGGATCAATATAATAAAAAAGACGGAATGACGGTCAATTACCTTGCTCATTTTGAACACGGTAGTCATTTCGGATGTAACGCTGGTGTCAAAATGCTCTACATTGACGCCTTCGGAGAAGTCAGCCCTTGCGTCTTTGTACCCGTGACCTTCGGGAATGTCAGGGACATGCCACTCCCGGAGATTTTTGACACAATGACAAAACACTTCAAACCCGACAGGGAATGCTTTATGAACAAAAATTATCCGGTCATAAAAAAGCACTACCGGAATATTTCCCCCATACCGACCGAAGACGCGCTCGCCATCCTTGAGGAGATCCAGCATACAGGAATTCCGGATTTTAACAGGATACATGGAGATAAATCATGAAAAAAACCGTCAGACTGTTCGGCTTTTTCTGTGCCATCACATTCGCTATAGTCGGGGTTGTCTTTTTTTTGACGCCCGAGGGAGTTCTCTCGTTTTTTAATTCTCTCTCACCGGCATTTCACTTGAATCGGGCTCCCGTCGTTTTTCCGGGTTTTTTCCTTATATTATCGGTCGGATACATGTATGTCGTGACTTTTATTGCCTGTCAGATATTTCGGAATCCTGAAAATCCTCTGTTTCTACTCCTCCTTGCGAATGCCAAAATAGCGTCTTCCTTGTTGTCTCTCTTTTTGATTTTCAGAGATAATCTTTACCTCATTTATTTTGCCAATTTTTTGGTAGACGGACTGATTGGAACTGCCGCGATATATTTGTATCTTAAAATAAAAATATGAATATCAAACTGTTTTTGTCACAATTTTACCTTCCAGCTTTCTACAGGAAACGAAAAACGGCGGAACTTTTCAGGGTCACGGCAAAGACCTTCGGCGTGAAACCCGCAGCGGTTTTACCGGCTGAGTCCGAAAGCCCCGATGCACTTCTAGAAAGATATGCAGAATTCTCGAAAAATCAGGTGCAAGTAATATTGAAAAATAAAAGATTGGTTGAAGGGGTAAAAGCCGGGTTGTTTGCCGGAGCGCGCGAGATGGGCGTATCCTTGAGAAACGAATTAAACCTGAAAAATGACCGTGATTTTCATATTGCCACGCGGCTGATCTATAAAGCGCTGAAGATCGACCTTGAATTCGGGCAGAATGGGGAGATCGTGATTAAAAAGTGTTTTTTCAGCGGATTTTATTCTGAGGAAATTTGCTCCCTGATTTCATCCCTTGATTCGGGTCTAATTGCGGGACTCTCCGGAGGTTTGAAAATGTCTTTTTATCAACGCATCACCGAAGGTTGTTCATGCTGCCGGGCGGTGATTTCGAAATGAAAAAGGTCATTATTATTGGATCCGGCGCCGGCGGGGCTACGGTAGCAAAAGAGCTTCAGGGAAAATTTCAGGTCACTTTAATCGAGGCCGGCGGTTCTTTTAAACCTTTCGGCCTTAACCTTCCTTTTCTGGAACACCTCAGAAGCGCGAATATTTTTCTTACAGAAAAAATGATTCCGCTGGTATTTCCACCATACCGGATCTCTAAAACGAAAGATCATATGACACTGGTCAACGCGGTCGGCATCGGGGGAACGACCACTTTAACCTGCGGCAATGCTTTACGAGTTGATGCCGGTCTAAAGAAAATCGGCATCGAACTTGACCAGGAATTCTCAGAGCTTCATCATGAAATTACCATCTCCGCCGACCATGAGCATCTGTGGAGGGGTGCTACGCGAAGGCTCTACGAGATTTGCGCGGCAGAAGGTCTGAACCCCTTTCCCATCCCGAAAGCCGGTCATTACCGAAAATGTCGTAATTGCGGCCATTGCACCCTGGGTTGCAGTTATGGCGTAAAATGGGATGCTTCGATATTTGTCTCCCAAGCTGTGAAGAAAGGCGCGGTGGTTATTGATCATTGCGTGGTAAAAAAAATATATATTAAAAATAATAGGGCAACAGGTATTTCTACCAACCATGGTCTCTTGACTGCCGATCTGGTCATTGTCGCTGCTGGGGGATTCAATACTCCCGTCATTCTTGAAAATTCAGGGATTAAGACTGATAAAACACTCTTTGTTGATCCTGTTCTTTGTGTGGCCGTAGAATATACAGACGCCCTACAAAACAAGGAAATATCCATGCCTTTTGCCGTGCAGATGGACGGATACATCATTTCTCCCTATTTTGACCAGCTTAGTTTTTTCTTCAATAAAAAATGGAGAATACCCGGAAAAGATATTCTCAGCCTCCTGATTAAGCTCGCCGATACGGAAAAGGGCACCCCTAAAAACAAGATATTAACCGATAAAGACAGACAAAAACTTGACCAGGGTGTAAATCAATGCAAAAAAATATTTTCAAAACTTGGGGTAAACCCGGATAATGCCTTTCTCGGGACACTCAATGCGGGTCATCCGGGAGGTATGCTGCCTTTGACGCCAGATGAAGCCGGCTCATTTCACAATCCGCGTTTGCCAGAAAACGTCTATGTGGCAGACGCATCTCTTTTTCCTTCCTCGCTGGGGAATCCTCCTATGCTAACCATTATGGCTTTAGCTAAAAGAATCAGCAACATCATTTTGATGAAACATTAAAATGGACTTTAAAGATTGACGGGTATAAATACAAATGGGCAGGGATAAATTTAAATAAAGTGAAGAAAATTTTCTTATTATGGGAGCAATCATTATGCGAGATAAACGATTTGTTGCCGTACATCGTGGCGGACCACTCACCAAAGATCATCATCGTCAATTGATGAGATGGGCAAGGGGATGTTCAGAACACGTATTATCAATGATTGATGATAATATTGATCAGCGGTTAATTAAGGCACTCTATGTGGCCAAAGAATGGGAAGAAGAAAAAGCAGCAGTAGGGGAAGCAAGAAATGCCTCTGTCAGTGCCCATGTCCTAGCTCGGGAATCTTCAAACCCCATTATTATAGCAGTAGCTCGCTCCGTTGGACACGCAGTTGCAACTGCTCATATGGCTGACCATTCATTGGGAGCTGCCTTGTATGCTTTGAAAGCCGTGAAAAGTGCAGGTAAATCAGTAGATGCAGAAAGAAAATGGCAAAACGAACGGTTGCCTTCAGAAATTAAGGAGCTGGTCCTAACTGCCAGAAGTTTGAAAGAGGAGCACTTTAGAATATAATGAAACTTAGGAATACAAAAGAACTACAAAGAGCATGAAATTAAAAATTAAAGCCAAAATTCCAAAGCCTATCCTCGTCGAACATCGTATATGAGCGGAAGGTGTGACGTTATTCTAAAATGGGGGATTTTAATGAAAAATATTAAGACTATCGTTTATGACTATGGTGGAGTAATTAGCAAAAAGCAAAATAAGAAACTTGTCTATAAAATGTGTAACATATTAAATATTCCGGAACAGCAATTTTTTTCATTTTATGGACAAGAAAGAAAGGATTATGATTCAGCTCTTATTGATGCAAAAACATACTGGATGAAAACTATTAAATTAATAGGTGGACAAATCAAATCAAAGGATATTGATAGATTAATTGAATTTGATGCAAAGAGCTGGTTGGATATAAATAAAGAAACGATAGAATATATTAAATCTATTCAAGGTAAAATAAAATTAGCTTTGTTATCAAATATGACATTTGATGTTCTTGAAAAAATAAAGACCTTATATTGGATTCACTATTTTGATTCAAAAATATTTTCTTGTGAAGAAAAAGTCGCTAAACCGGATGAGAAAATATATGAAGTTTGCCTAAAAAAAGTGAAGATAGAACCTCAACACATTTTATTCATTGATGACTCTGAAGTAAATCTTATTGCTGCTCAAAGAATGGGAATCAATATTTTAAAATTCACAGATTGTGAGAATATGAAAAACATAATAGAGAATGAATACGTTTGGGAGAAAATAGAAAGAAAATAGGGTCAGACACCCATTTTATTTGAGATCACTTCTGCAAGATGACAGAAGAAAGAAGGTTGAACGAGCTCAATAATCCGGAAATTTTTAGCGTAAAACTTATAGCCCCAAAAACACACGGAGAGTGCTTTTAAACGCACAGTAATTTTAGGAAAATCG
This window harbors:
- a CDS encoding flavodoxin family protein, which codes for VQLSDYHLGNCKGCILCMNKGEELCPLKDDRDKLIEKIIDSDGVIFASPNYSFQVSGFMKIFLDRLGFIFHRPRFFGKAFTSIVAQGIYGGNNIVKYFNFIGGGFGFNVVKGCCINSLEPMTEKGRKKIDKIIDKQSKRFYSTLIKKEYPTPSLFELMLFRMARTSKKIMLNENFRDYTYCMENGWFESDYYYPVKLSVFKKLAGKFFDIVGTRITGSR
- a CDS encoding radical SAM protein, yielding MDNIIGLLKSLKKTPQLLKVDLRTNLFLLKYFGKFKIKKINNDYILHSHLPPINSPAYTKFVNQHLVKNIAGPSHAQIGLTNACPQKCSYCYNKIRSGKVMDNDTIINCINGLGKMGVAWLGLTGGEPLLNKNIVEIIDRTDKDIAIKLFTTGCTLTPQKALEMKKAGLTYASISLDSSKEEAHDHTRGYKNAFKEALRGIEIFLNAGLHTSISAVLTKEMMNQERILEFLGFLENLGVHEAWLSEVKPSSEYFWHNEFVISRDEIDFLIKIQDQYNKKDGMTVNYLAHFEHGSHFGCNAGVKMLYIDAFGEVSPCVFVPVTFGNVRDMPLPEIFDTMTKHFKPDRECFMNKNYPVIKKHYRNISPIPTEDALAILEEIQHTGIPDFNRIHGDKS
- a CDS encoding GMC family oxidoreductase, whose protein sequence is MKKVIIIGSGAGGATVAKELQGKFQVTLIEAGGSFKPFGLNLPFLEHLRSANIFLTEKMIPLVFPPYRISKTKDHMTLVNAVGIGGTTTLTCGNALRVDAGLKKIGIELDQEFSELHHEITISADHEHLWRGATRRLYEICAAEGLNPFPIPKAGHYRKCRNCGHCTLGCSYGVKWDASIFVSQAVKKGAVVIDHCVVKKIYIKNNRATGISTNHGLLTADLVIVAAGGFNTPVILENSGIKTDKTLFVDPVLCVAVEYTDALQNKEISMPFAVQMDGYIISPYFDQLSFFFNKKWRIPGKDILSLLIKLADTEKGTPKNKILTDKDRQKLDQGVNQCKKIFSKLGVNPDNAFLGTLNAGHPGGMLPLTPDEAGSFHNPRLPENVYVADASLFPSSLGNPPMLTIMALAKRISNIILMKH
- a CDS encoding HAD family phosphatase, whose amino-acid sequence is MSGRCDVILKWGILMKNIKTIVYDYGGVISKKQNKKLVYKMCNILNIPEQQFFSFYGQERKDYDSALIDAKTYWMKTIKLIGGQIKSKDIDRLIEFDAKSWLDINKETIEYIKSIQGKIKLALLSNMTFDVLEKIKTLYWIHYFDSKIFSCEEKVAKPDEKIYEVCLKKVKIEPQHILFIDDSEVNLIAAQRMGINILKFTDCENMKNIIENEYVWEKIERK